In Gossypium arboreum isolate Shixiya-1 chromosome 6, ASM2569848v2, whole genome shotgun sequence, the following are encoded in one genomic region:
- the LOC108461164 gene encoding uncharacterized protein LOC108461164, giving the protein MGRGRGKGKKLAVSNHNDAGNGEEEKIPSQKRRGRPQKPLKDDMNDEVENLEEGDGENGKPDIKTNERKSSIAATNGNKRKRNSQVKGKPDSVKEENGFGSRSNTDDSSKANGFRQNGSRRKSKPRRAAEAVVECK; this is encoded by the coding sequence ATGGGTAGAGGTAGAGGAAAGGGAAAGAAGTTGGCTGTTAGCAACCATAACGACGCTGGAAATGGTGAAGAAGAGAAAATTCCTTCACAAAAGAGAAGAGGAAGGCCACAAAAACCATTAAAAGATGACATGAATGACGAAGTTGAAAACTTAGAAGAGGGGGATGGTGAGAATGGAAAACCTGATATCAAAACCAATGAGAGAAAGAGTAGCATTGCTGCTACAAATGGAAATAAGAGAAAACGTAACTCACAGGTAAAAGGGAAGCCTGATTCTGTGAAAGAAGAGAATGGGTTTGGGTCTAGATCAAACACGGATGACTCGTCAAAGGCTAATGGTTTTCGGCAGAATGGGAGTAGGAGGAAAAGTAAGCCACGTAGAGCAGCTGAAGCAGTTGTGGAATGCAAGTGA